AGTGAGAACATAACCGGCTTCTTGCCGTTATTTACGAGTGTTAAATCTATGATTTGTGACCTTTGAAGAACTGCCTTACTTGCATCCGTCTCAGGATACAGTTCTACACCGTTACATATGATTTGAAGCTGTTCAAGTTCATGTTCCGCATTATTGATATTTAACCCAACATCAGTAATAGAGCCAACCGGCACAAGCTGAACATTATCTTTTGAAGGCGTATCTTTAATTATCTTCATGCATTTATCTACAAGACGAAGGGTGGCATTATAATCATTGGCAAGTTTATCGTTCTTCTGTATTTCTTGTGCATAAAGTTGCTCATATTTTAGTAACTCATGCTGTTTGGTAAATACATTCCCATTAAGCTCACATTCAAACTTTTGATTTTCGATTAACTCAATCTCATTCTGATAATTAATAACCCTTTTCCCGATTTCGCCCATATTGTAACCGATGACGTTGAAGTGATTTACCAGCCCGGGAAGGAAAGCAGGACCCGTAACAAACCATCTACATCTTACACAGTTCTGCTCAGGAAATCCCGGTACTGGTCCATAAGTAGTTTTATCAGTATCATCATTTACATATGTGCCACCGGAATCGCATCCAAAACAGCCTTTTGGACAAATACCTTTATCACTGATAACAATACTTGCACCTGATTTTTGTGCATTAATAACTGCTTGATAAGCAATTGGATCATTTGTAGCAACACTTGTTTCCAGCTGTTCATACTTAGCATCTCTAAGAAACCTACCAAATACTTCTTTGTCATTTTCCAAGATTTTTTTCTCGCCTTGATTCATTTTATCTGTTACATACGAAATACCAGCCTTTGTGTAATAGAGTGTCATAACAAGTCTTGCATGACCTGCGATAGCCTTGGAAAGAATCGGCATGGGTACTCCGCCTTCAAGTGCATATGCGGTTATTAAGGAAACTCTCAATGAGTGAAGCGGATAGTATGTAGTTCTTTTACTGTTTGGATTTACAAATTGCAATGAGCTTTCTTTTTCAGCATTTACGTTTGATTTTAAGCTTTCCTCTAGTTTAGCAAGTGTTTTGTACCAAAACCGTTTTAAACTATCCGTGGCAATAGGTAAATGTTCCTGCGTTGGAATTGTAGGATTTCTAAAAATAAAAGTTGCTGTTCCCATCTGTTTTAGGATTTTTATATCTTTAGTTGCCCCAAGATGAGTTGCAGTTAACTCTGTCCAAGGTGTAGGTTTGGAAATAGGATTATATTTTTGCTGCCAATCTCTAAGTTTCGCAAGCCAATACTGAACTTCTTCATATTGCCAAGGAATTTCATAACCCTTATCGGATTCATCCTTATTTATATCTGCTGTTTTATTGGTATTGATGAAAAAACCTGTCATTACCATTTGCGTTGTCCGGTCTTTGAACTTCCTTAAAACGCCTCTTTCAAAAGGATTGTTTTTAGTACCTTTACTTAAACGTGAATCATTTTTAACCCATTGACCATGCATGTTTCTTACGGGCTGTACATACTTGAAAGTATCCATTTCACCGCTGTCCAGCATCCTTACTTGATATGTTCTAAGTGGTAATAAAAGTTTTGTAAGTAATGCTACAGAAGGACCGGGAAACCATAGTTCGTATACCATCTCTGGAAGACTTTTATTATCTCTTTCATATTTTGATGTTTCTCTATACCTAAAAACACAATCAGAGTCAGTTTTATCGATTCTTGATTCATCAACAACAAACCAACACCCACCATGAGCTGGTGAATCAGTTACTTCCTGTGCAAACTTCCAATCTCTAAAGCAAGTAGCGTCAGGAGGGCATAGTATATTGCGGAGGTCTTTTATATATCTGTATGGCAGAACATTTTTATCTGATTCATTACGATTAGAGTTTTTCACTGAGTCGGGAAGGTACTTCGTGAAAGGGTTATGAAATTCGGCAAGTGTAAGTTTATTTCCGAAATCATCTTCAACAGAGAACTTTTCTTCAAGTATCCAATCCACAAAAGCAACCAGTTTTTTTGCACTCTTGATTGCACCAGACTGACTTTTATTAGAGGCAAATAAAATATCATAAAAATCAGGAACAACATATTCTTTTGAAAGATATTCTTGAACAGAACTGGTTATTTCATAAGGAATAAGATATTCCTTGAAAAATTTAGACAACGCCTGTAATGCATTACCTTTATTTCTTACAATAGTTTTTATCCATTCTTCAGCCAGTTCTTTCCACTCCGTAAGGCTGTTATCATATTGAAGAACCCATTCAAAGCTTTCATTAATTGATGTTCCATGCTTCCTAAGTTCAAGCTCTCGCTTGGCAGCCTTTTTTCTAAGAAGTTCTAACTTCATCTTTTCATTTGGACTCAATTCATCTTCATTAAAAGTCCCATCGGAGTTAAACGTTCTGAACCATCTTCTGATTGTATAGGAGGATATTCCATATTCTCGCTCAATATCAGCGAATGTTTTCCCTTCGCAGAGTAGAGTTATCATTTTGTATTTAAAAGAATTATCATATGCCATCTATTTTCTCCTGAATAAGTATTTATTTCTTAAGTTGTTTTCTTCGTCAAACCATACATCTATTTCCGTTTGCATTGGAAGAACAAAACCATTATCTAATGAAGCTGTTGCATTATTCAACGAATCTGTAACCTCTTCAACAGTTGGCTCTGTATATACATCCTGTGATTTTTCGGATTTGTGATGCATTGCCCTTTGCTTAATTATACTATCTATACCGGCTTTCTTTAGTCTCTGTCCATAAGCGTGTCTGTGCCCGTGTGGCGTTGTGCCATAGCTCTTTCCGACCACTAAACCAATCTTTTCTACAGCCTTTTCATGGGATTCTCTCTGTGTTCTTAAAGGCATCATTTCACCTTTATATTGAGGGGAGTGAGATACGAAGGCAAATGGATGAGTATCCTTTATACCATCACGAAGCCTCTTTGCCATATATATTTTCCATACATACATAAATATGTAGCCCCATTCCTTTGAAAGCCAGTATACATGCATATACTTATCTTCGTCATTATCAAGTCGTGGTTCTTTCCATCCCGCAAACCTTTTATCCTTTGCGGAATACTTATTTCGAGGTAATAGGCCATATTTCAAGAGAAGATAACTTTCTCTATCTGTAACATATTTGCCAGTATTAGGGTTCTTAAAATCGTAAGGAGCTTTTCCTTCACTAGGATGATAAATTCGAACAACAGCTAAATTTGAGTCTTCTGGATCAGGAAATACATCCTGAACCCATAGATGAAACACTTCACTATGTCTAAGTCCACCACCATGCATAAGTATAGTAATGGCAATATCACGCCAGTTATGGCTGTCTATAATGCCTAATTCATCGTTCCTTCTTATGTTTTTAAATCCTTCCCAAAGCAAATTATGTATCTGGTTCTCAGGGAAATCTTTTGTATTTCCTCTTGATGAACAAGGTTTTCTTCTTTTGACAACATTACGAGCTTGTTTTGCAGTTTCTGAAATTTCATGAACATCATCTAAATGTCCTAAAAATGAATGTTGGCTCTTGTTGATTTGAGCCATCCAATTTAGCCTTTCTTCATACCTTGTTGCTTCTCTCCAAGGATTTAGCTGAACTGCACCATATTCGTTATATAACCAGTCTGAAAATCCATTTAAAGCTGATAGTAGCATATTTGCTGTTTCAACTCTTTTAGGGAGCCAATATAAACCAGACGGATCTAATCCATCCTCATTAATAGTTCCTGAATAAATGGATTCAGTGAATATTTCAAAGAAATCCTTGGCAGAAGTGTAGTTTTCTTGGTTTGATTCAATATAATCAAGCAATAAGCCTACAGCTTGTACCAATTTGTTATGCCAAGTTCTACTCTTGATTTTATTCTTTAATTGATATTTATGTAACTGTTCTAGTACCTGAGTATCACTATTGTGTTCAATCAGAATTGTAGGTAGGTCAATACTCCTTGCTGAATTATCTCTATATGTTTTTGTAGCTATTTGTACATGTCTCATTGTTATACCGCCTATACATAAATATAGTTAGATTATAATATTATATAATTTACCATATATAGTATTAACTTACAACAATAAAAAAGAAACTATATCGTTAAATATAGTATCTTTTTAGTAGTTTTATTATATAATTTTAACCTTATATAACCATTTAGAAAAGGTACGTTTTTGTACGAAGTATACTATTCTTTCATGTGACTTAATAACAGTTCTCCTATCCCAACATGGTAGCCTGCCATACCAAAGATACCGGACAGATTTTCATCCGCCACTATAGCGAGCGGTAACTGCTTATCAGCAATACCAAAAGCTTCGTAGATGTCTTCCAACGAATCGGACTCTGTTTTAATACGTGTTTTTACAAAAGGTAATATACTCAATGCCTTTTGAAAGGTTATATTACTTCTGTCTGCCTGCTTATTAAGAATTGCAAGTATTTCTACCTTTCTTTTGTGAATCAGTTCTTTCGCATCCATTAATTCGTTTAACAAATGCTCCGTGGGCTCCCTGCCCAAATCCAACCAGATAACAAGGGATTTTTGCTTCAACTCTTTTGAAAGGTAAGTTAGCTCTTCGGTTTCCATATAGAGTTTTCTATTTTTTAAGGCTATACGGTTCTGAGCCTTTCTCTTCTCGTTTATCAAAAGAGCAAGACTCTTATTTTCACCTTCCCGTAAAACCAAACTATATAGCAAGGCATCCACACTGCCATCTGATTCCCGGTTTACCGTCATAACCCGGTAATTACCTGGCCGCAGTTCATATGTTATCTGTTTCTCCCAGGGATTACCAGCAAGTTCTAAATCACGAAAGACCCCGTCCTCCATACGAGCAATGGAATAATTCTTGTAATAAAGGAAGGTGACCTCCGAATTACTTTCCAAAGTCAGATTTGCTTTTTTATTGGGTTCCTGCTCTTTCTCTGTATTTACGGAATGCCAAAGATTATCTTTAAAATATTCAACTGATAAATACAGGGACTCCATTC
The nucleotide sequence above comes from Anaerocolumna cellulosilytica. Encoded proteins:
- the gmtZ gene encoding gamma-mobile-trio integrase GmtZ, with translation MAYDNSFKYKMITLLCEGKTFADIEREYGISSYTIRRWFRTFNSDGTFNEDELSPNEKMKLELLRKKAAKRELELRKHGTSINESFEWVLQYDNSLTEWKELAEEWIKTIVRNKGNALQALSKFFKEYLIPYEITSSVQEYLSKEYVVPDFYDILFASNKSQSGAIKSAKKLVAFVDWILEEKFSVEDDFGNKLTLAEFHNPFTKYLPDSVKNSNRNESDKNVLPYRYIKDLRNILCPPDATCFRDWKFAQEVTDSPAHGGCWFVVDESRIDKTDSDCVFRYRETSKYERDNKSLPEMVYELWFPGPSVALLTKLLLPLRTYQVRMLDSGEMDTFKYVQPVRNMHGQWVKNDSRLSKGTKNNPFERGVLRKFKDRTTQMVMTGFFINTNKTADINKDESDKGYEIPWQYEEVQYWLAKLRDWQQKYNPISKPTPWTELTATHLGATKDIKILKQMGTATFIFRNPTIPTQEHLPIATDSLKRFWYKTLAKLEESLKSNVNAEKESSLQFVNPNSKRTTYYPLHSLRVSLITAYALEGGVPMPILSKAIAGHARLVMTLYYTKAGISYVTDKMNQGEKKILENDKEVFGRFLRDAKYEQLETSVATNDPIAYQAVINAQKSGASIVISDKGICPKGCFGCDSGGTYVNDDTDKTTYGPVPGFPEQNCVRCRWFVTGPAFLPGLVNHFNVIGYNMGEIGKRVINYQNEIELIENQKFECELNGNVFTKQHELLKYEQLYAQEIQKNDKLANDYNATLRLVDKCMKIIKDTPSKDNVQLVPVGSITDVGLNINNAEHELEQLQIICNGVELYPETDASKAVLQRSQIIDLTLVNNGKKPVMFSLSDEEQLIAGNQFMRILMSRAGGLKDSIPYAVGRKKLEEIGFKNEFIDEIKSIKINEAPLFIDTGSSFNRPEHNNRIGG
- the gmtY gene encoding gamma-mobile-trio recombinase GmtY, translated to MRHVQIATKTYRDNSARSIDLPTILIEHNSDTQVLEQLHKYQLKNKIKSRTWHNKLVQAVGLLLDYIESNQENYTSAKDFFEIFTESIYSGTINEDGLDPSGLYWLPKRVETANMLLSALNGFSDWLYNEYGAVQLNPWREATRYEERLNWMAQINKSQHSFLGHLDDVHEISETAKQARNVVKRRKPCSSRGNTKDFPENQIHNLLWEGFKNIRRNDELGIIDSHNWRDIAITILMHGGGLRHSEVFHLWVQDVFPDPEDSNLAVVRIYHPSEGKAPYDFKNPNTGKYVTDRESYLLLKYGLLPRNKYSAKDKRFAGWKEPRLDNDEDKYMHVYWLSKEWGYIFMYVWKIYMAKRLRDGIKDTHPFAFVSHSPQYKGEMMPLRTQRESHEKAVEKIGLVVGKSYGTTPHGHRHAYGQRLKKAGIDSIIKQRAMHHKSEKSQDVYTEPTVEEVTDSLNNATASLDNGFVLPMQTEIDVWFDEENNLRNKYLFRRK